CCTGCCCCCCGAGCGGCGCGAGTTCCCGGCGCACGTCCTGGAGAACGGCCGCGGCGGGGCCGCGCGAGAGTTTGTCGCTCTTCGTCAGGAGGACGTGGATCGGGCGCCCGGAAGGGGCGAACCAGTCGATCAGCTGGCGGTCCAGCGTCGTCAACGGACGGCGCGAATCCATGATCAGGACCAGCCCGACCAGACTCTCGCGCTTTTTCAGATAGACCTCGATCAGCGCCTGCCATTCGCGGCGGATCTTTTCCGGCACGGCCGCATAGCCGTAGCCGGGCAGGTCGACGAGCAGGGCGCCATTGTTGAGGCGGAAGAAATTGATCAGCTGGGTGCGGCCCGGGGTCTTCGATACGAAAGCCAGCCGCACATGCCCGACCAGGGTGTTGATCGCACTCGATTTTCCGGCATTGGAGCGCCCGGCGAAAGCGATTTCCGCTCCAGAGGGCGGGGGCAGGCCGGAAGGCTTGGCGATCGAGATTTCGAATTGTGCGTTGCGGAACAAGGGCATGAAAGAAAGGCCGGGAAGGCCGCTGGCTGCGGGAGAGCGGGCATCGCGTCGCGCAACGCCGCGTTGATGGGATAGAATACCGCGTTTGAAACAATCACTCACGGCTTTCCGAGGACACCATGATCAAGCGTTCCCTGCTGCTCTCGTCGCTGCTGCTGCTTTCTGGCGGCCTTCAGGCCCAGGACCCGGCTTCCGAGCTCGCCAAGGCGAAACAGACCGCTGAAACGCTCTGCGCCGCCTGTCACGGTGCGGACGGCAACAGCCAGCTCCCGGCCAACCCGAAGCTCGCGGGCCAGCATCAGGACTACCTGTTCAAGCAGCTGCGCGAGTTCAAGGGCTGGGACGGCGCCGCGCCGGTGCGCGAGAACGCGGTCATGTCGGCGATGGTCGCCGGCCTCGAAGAAAACGACATGCGCGCGCTGGCGAGCTACTTCGCCTCCTTCGAACAACAGCCCGAAGCGGCGAAGAGCATGGAAACAGCCGAACTGGGCCAGCAGATCTGGCGCGCCGGCATCGCCGCCAAGGGGGTCCCCGCCTGCGCCGCCTGCCACGGTCCCGCCGGCGCCGGCATGCCGGCCCAATACCCCCGCCTGTCGGGCCAGTTCGCCGAATACACCGAAGCCCAAATGAAGGCGTTCCGCGACGGGGCCCGCCAAAACGATCCGAACAGCATGATGCGCACGGTCGCCCTGAAAATGACCGATCCGGAAATCAAGGCCGTCGCCGATTACGCCGCCGGACTGCGCTGAGCGCCGTACACCGCGCCCGCCCCCAGGGGCGGACGCCGACCGGCCGCCATTTTCCGGACTCCTGCCCATGACCCAAGCTTCTTCCGGCAGCGCCGACCGCCGCAACTTCCTCGGCGTCGCAGAGGCCCGCGCAGCGATCCTCGACGGGCTTTCGCCGATCTCCGGCTGGGAGCGTGTCGCAGTGCGCGCCGCGCTCGGCCGCGTGCTCGCCGAGGACGTGATCGCCCCCTACAACGTCCCCGCCCACGACAACTCGGCGATGGACGGCTACGCGCTGCGCGCCCAGGACCTCGCCGCCTCCGCCGAGACGGGCCTGGCGATCGTCGGCACCGCCTTCGCCGGACGGCCGTTCTCCGGCATTGTCGGCGCCGGGCAGGCGGTGCGGATCATGACCGGCGCCTCGATTCCGCAGGGCGCCGACACCGTCGTCGTCCAGGAAGTGGCGCGCCGCGAACACGACCGCGTGTTCATTCCCGCCGGGCAGAAGAAGGGGCAGAACCTGCGCCGCGCCGGCGAAGACCTCGCCGAAGGCGGGGTCGCACTCGCCGCCGGAACCCGCTGCGGCCCGGCCGAACTCGGCCTGATCGCCTCGCTCGGGATCGCCGAAGCCGTCGTCCGCCGGCCGCTGCGCGTCGCCTTCTTTTCCACCGGCGACGAGATCGCTTCCATCGGCCGCCCGCTCGGCCCCGGCGAAGTCTACGACAGCAACCGCTACACCCTCTTCGGCGCCCTCTCGCGGCTCGGTTGCGAGCTCCTCGACATGGGCGTCGTTCCCGACCGCCCCG
The window above is part of the Thauera aromatica K172 genome. Proteins encoded here:
- a CDS encoding c-type cytochrome, with protein sequence MIKRSLLLSSLLLLSGGLQAQDPASELAKAKQTAETLCAACHGADGNSQLPANPKLAGQHQDYLFKQLREFKGWDGAAPVRENAVMSAMVAGLEENDMRALASYFASFEQQPEAAKSMETAELGQQIWRAGIAAKGVPACAACHGPAGAGMPAQYPRLSGQFAEYTEAQMKAFRDGARQNDPNSMMRTVALKMTDPEIKAVADYAAGLR
- the glp gene encoding gephyrin-like molybdotransferase Glp, which produces MTQASSGSADRRNFLGVAEARAAILDGLSPISGWERVAVRAALGRVLAEDVIAPYNVPAHDNSAMDGYALRAQDLAASAETGLAIVGTAFAGRPFSGIVGAGQAVRIMTGASIPQGADTVVVQEVARREHDRVFIPAGQKKGQNLRRAGEDLAEGGVALAAGTRCGPAELGLIASLGIAEAVVRRPLRVAFFSTGDEIASIGRPLGPGEVYDSNRYTLFGALSRLGCELLDMGVVPDRPEALEAAFRDAALTADVVITSGGVSVGEADFIREMMARLGEVAFWKLAIKPGRPMAFGRIGGAVLFGLPGNPVAVMVTFYQFVHDALLKLMGVSPLPPAERFPARADFSLRKQPGRTEYLRGRLQRAPGVLSVTLAGAQGSGVLSSMSEADCFVVLPEDCTAVQPGDTVLVQPFHGLM
- the yihA gene encoding ribosome biogenesis GTP-binding protein YihA/YsxC, with product MPLFRNAQFEISIAKPSGLPPPSGAEIAFAGRSNAGKSSAINTLVGHVRLAFVSKTPGRTQLINFFRLNNGALLVDLPGYGYAAVPEKIRREWQALIEVYLKKRESLVGLVLIMDSRRPLTTLDRQLIDWFAPSGRPIHVLLTKSDKLSRGPAAAVLQDVRRELAPLGGQVTVQLFSSLKKSGVEEAERVIGGWLGAGGAQGEALAMAERSAPPPGQSLSEALAGSPDMKTKTPDEGM